From the genome of Longispora fulva:
CCGGCAGCGGTCGCCGACCTCGCGCTCGACTGGTTCGAACGAGTCGCGTGACGTGGGGCTGGCTCACGGCGTCGGGGCTGATCCGGCGCGCCTGGGTCGCAGATCGAAGAAGTAGAAGACCAGCAGCAGGATGTAGAGCACCAGGCTCGCCGCCGCACTCCACAGCCCGAGCAGCGTGGCGACCAGGTACAGCACCGGGCCCATGCCCCACCGGATCCGCAGCGTGCGCGCCTCGTCGGGGGTGATCGTGTCGCCGAGCAGCCGGTGCCCGATCGACGCGTAGCACCAGACCGCGTTGTAGAACACGCCGCCGATCACGAGCACCACGCCGTAGAACGCCGCCGCGGTCTGGCTGTCATGCCGGTCGTGCAGCGTCTCCGCGAGCACGTGGGTGGGGAACGGCAGGAACGACACCGACATCAGCAGGAGGACGTTGAGGCCTAGCAGGGTGCCGTCCACCCGGCGGATGTGGTGGAACATCCGGTGATGGTTCATCCAGATCATGCCGATCAGCAGGAAGCTGATCACGTAGGCCAGATAGGACGGCCACAGGTGCGCCAGCTTGTCGAGCAGGTCGCCCTCGCCGGCCGGCAGCCGGATCTCCAGCACCAGCAGGGTGATCGCGATCGCGAAGACGCCGTCGCTGAACGCCTCCAGACGGCCGACGCTCATGGGTTCCCGGGTGTCACTCACCCGCGAATCCTAGATCATCTCGGGGGCTCGGCCAGGGGCCGCTCAGGTCAGCTCGTACCGGCCGGATTCGATGAGCCACTCCAGATGGGCGCGCGGCGCGCTGAGCAGCGTCATCGCGATCCGGCTCACGTCGTGGGTGGCGGCCCGGGTAAGTCCCTGGCCTTCGAACTGGGCGGGCAGGTCCATCGCCGCCCGCCGCATCTCCGCCATCCGGCCCGCGACCCGCCCGCACACCCACTCGACGGCCTCGGGCCGGGTCAAGCCCAACTCGTGCGCGGCGACCAGGACGTAGCTGGTGGTGTCGCCCGAGCTGGTGTCGCGGTCCACGGAGGCCAGGTCGTTGGTCCAGGCGATGACGTCGGCGGCGGCCTCGGTCAAGGTCCTCCACTGCGACGTGTACCCGATGGCCGGCGGCAGCTCGACGCCGAGCAACGGCTCGGGCAACAGGAGCAGGAAGGTCCCGACGGTCGCGCGGCGGAAGCCCTCGAAGTCGGCGAGGGCCGGTGCGCGACGCGATCGCCGGCTCGCCAGCTCGGCGGACTCCGAACGACGGTAGCGTTCGTACTCGGCCAGGAAGCGTCGAGCCCAGTACGCGCCGGCCCGGGGCGCCGTCGCGGCCCACAGTTCCTCGAACGCCCGGTCGAGGACGCCCAGGCCCAGCTCGGCGCCGTCGTCGCGCTCGTCGTCACTCGCGCAGAACCACGCGAGCCACTGCCCACTCAGGGCGGCCACGTCCGGGCTCGACTCGGGGAACGCCCGCGAGGCCAGCACGCCGAAGCGAGCCTGACCGGCGGTGGCACGGGACACCAGGCCCCGGGCCACCGCCC
Proteins encoded in this window:
- a CDS encoding terpene synthase family protein; the protein is MTSALAAGLTTLRGLDAPCRVHPGEAGVVVTVENWAVARGLVSRATAGQARFGVLASRAFPESSPDVAALSGQWLAWFCASDDERDDGAELGLGVLDRAFEELWAATAPRAGAYWARRFLAEYERYRRSESAELASRRSRRAPALADFEGFRRATVGTFLLLLPEPLLGVELPPAIGYTSQWRTLTEAAADVIAWTNDLASVDRDTSSGDTTSYVLVAAHELGLTRPEAVEWVCGRVAGRMAEMRRAAMDLPAQFEGQGLTRAATHDVSRIAMTLLSAPRAHLEWLIESGRYELT
- a CDS encoding TMEM175 family protein is translated as MSDTREPMSVGRLEAFSDGVFAIAITLLVLEIRLPAGEGDLLDKLAHLWPSYLAYVISFLLIGMIWMNHHRMFHHIRRVDGTLLGLNVLLLMSVSFLPFPTHVLAETLHDRHDSQTAAAFYGVVLVIGGVFYNAVWCYASIGHRLLGDTITPDEARTLRIRWGMGPVLYLVATLLGLWSAAASLVLYILLLVFYFFDLRPRRAGSAPTP